From Marmota flaviventris isolate mMarFla1 unplaced genomic scaffold, mMarFla1.hap1 Scaffold_44, whole genome shotgun sequence, the proteins below share one genomic window:
- the LOC139704201 gene encoding phosphatidylinositol 4,5-bisphosphate 3-kinase catalytic subunit delta isoform-like isoform X2 gives MPLGIDCPMEFWTEEEKNQSVVVDFLLPTGIYLSFPVSRNANLSTIKQMLWDQAQNEPLFYMLSDPEAYVFTCVNQTAEQQELEDEQQRLCDVRPFLPMLRLVTRQGDRMEKLINSQISLLIGKGLHEFDCLQDPEVNDFRTKMRQFSEEAAARRQQLGWEAWLQYSFPLHLEPSTRSWGDSNTSQISNPDLLVNVKFEGSRESFIIQVSTKDVPLALMACALQKKAKVYQHLTMEQPEDYVLQVNGRHEYLYGSYLLCQFKYICSCLHSGLTPHLTMVHSSSILAMRDEQSKPAPQVQKPHTKPPPIPMKKPSSVSLWSLGQPFCIELIQGSKINADEQMKLVVQAGLFHGNEMLCKTMSSLEVSVCSEPMWKQHLEFDINICDLPRMSRLCFALYAVMEKAKKARSSKKKSKKVDCPIAWANLMLFDYKDQLKTGELCLYMWPSVPDEKGDLLNPMGTVHSNPNTESAVTLVIYLPEVAPHPVYYPALEKILELGRHGERGPTTKEELQLQGILEQRGSGELYEHEKDLVWKMRHEVQEHFPEALAHLLLVTKWNKHEDVAQMLYLLCSWPELPVLNALELLDFSFPDCHVGSFAIRSLRKLTDDELFQCLLQLVQVLKYKSYLDCELTQFLLDRALANRKIGHFLFWHLRSEMHVPSVALRFGLIMEAYFRGSTHHMKVLMKQAEALSKLKALSDFVKVSSQKTTKPQTKELMHWYMRQDTYLEALSHLQSPLDPSTMLAEVCVERCTFMDSKMKPLWIMYSSEQAGSGDSVGIIFKNGDDLRQDMLTLQMIQLMDALWKQEGLDLRMTPYGCLPTGDCMGLIEAVQHSDTIANIQLNQSNLAAIAAFNRDALLNWLKAKNPGEALDRAIEDFTLSCAGYCVATYVLGIGDRHSDNIMIRENGQLFHIDFGHFLGNFKTKFGINRERVPFILTHDFVHVIQQGKTSNNEKFERFRGYCEQAYCILRRHGLLFLQLFALMRAAGLPELSSSKDIQYLKDTLALGKTEEEGLKHFQLKFNEALRESWKTKVNWLAHNLTKDNRQ, from the exons ATGCCCCTGGGGATTGACTGTCCCATGGAATTCTGGACCGAGGAGGAGAAGAATCAGAGTGTGGTGGTTGACTTCCTTCTGCCCACAGGGATCTACCTGAGCTTCCCTGTGTCCCGCAATGCCAACCTCAGCACCATCAAGCAG ATGCTGTGGGACCAAGCCCAGAATGAGCCCCTCTTCTACATGCTCAGTGACCCTGAGGCCTACGTGTTCACCTGTGTCAACCAGACCGCAGAGCAGCAGGAGCTAGAGGATGAGCAGCAGCGGCTGTGTGATGTCCGGCCCTTCCTGCCCATGCTGCGCCTGGTGACCCGCCAGGGTGACCGCATGGAGAAGCTCATCAACTCACAGATCAGCCTCCTCATCGGCAAAG GACTCCACGAGTTTGACTGCCTGCAAGACCCAGAAGTGAATGACTTCCGCACTAAGATGCGCCAGTTCAGCGAGGAGGCGGCTGCCCGCCggcagcagctgggctgggagGCCTGGCTGCAATACAGTTTTCCCCTTCACCTGGAGCCCTCCACCAGGAGCTGGGGGGACAGCAACACCTCTCAAATCTCCAACCCAGACCTGCTGGTCAATGTCAAATTTGAGGGCAGCAGG gAGAGCTTCATCATCCAGGTGTCCACCAAGGATGTGCCCCTAGCGCTGATGGCCTGCGCCCTCCAGAAGAAGGCCAAGGTGTACCAACACCTCACAATGGAGCAGCCTGAGGACTATGTGCTGCAGGTGAATGGGCGGCATGAGTACCTCTATGGCAGCTACCTGCTCTGTCAGTTCAAG TACATATGCAGCTGCCTGCACAGTGGACTGACCCCCCACCTGACCATGGTGCATTCCTCCTCCATCCTTGCCATGCGGGATGAGCAGAGCAAACCAGCCCCTCAGGTCCAGAAACCACACACCAAACCGCCCCCCATTCCCATGAAGAAG CCCtcctctgtgtccctgtggtCGCTGGGGCAGCCTTTCTGCATTGAGTTGATCCAGGGCAGCAAAATCAATGCTGATGAGCAGATGAAG CTGGTGGTGCAGGCCGGGCTCTTCCATGGCAATGAGATGCTGTGCAAGACGATGTCCAGCTTGGAGGTGAGCGTGTGCTCAGAGCCCATGTGGAAGCAGCATCTGGAGTTTGACATCAACATCTGTGACCTGCCGCGCATGTCCCGGCTCTGCTTTGCACTCTATGCGGTGATGGAGAAGGCCAAGAAGGCGCGCTCCAGCAAGAAAAAGTCCAAGAAGGTG GACTGCCCAATCGCCTGGGCCAACCTCATGCTGTTTGACTACAAGGACCAGCTCAAGACTGGGGAGCTCTGCCTCTACATGTGGCCCTCTGTCCCAG ATGAGAAAGGAGACCTGCTGAACCCCATGGGTACTGTGCATAGCAATCCCAACACAGAGAGTGCTGTCACCCTGGTCATCTACCTGCCCGAGGTGGCCCCTCACCCTGTGTACTACCCTGCCCTGGAGAAG ATTCTAGAGCTTGGACGTCACGGGGAGCGTGGGCCTACCACCAAGGAGGAG CTGCAGCTGCAGGGAATCCTGGAGCAGCGGGGGTCAGGAGAGCTCTATGAGCATGAGAAGGACCTGGTGTGGAAGATGCGGCATGAAGTGCAGGAGCACTTCCCAGAGGCTCTGGCCCACCTGCTGCTCGTGACCAAGTGGAACAAGCACGAGGATGTGGCCCAG ATGCTCTACCTGCTGTGCTCCTGGCCTGAGCTTCCTGTCCTGAATGCCCTGGAGCTGCTGGACTTCAGCTTCCCCGACTGCCACGTGGGCTCCTTTGCCATCAGGTCCCTGCGGAAACTGAC CGACGATGAGCTTTTCCAGTGCTTGCTGCAGCTGGTGCAGGTCCTCAAGTACAAGTCCtacctggactgtgaactgaCCCAATTCTTGTTGGACCGGGCTTTGGCCAACCGAAAGATTGGCCACTTCCTCTTCTGGCATCTTCG CTCTGAGATGCATGTGCCGTCCGTGGCCTTGCGTTTCGGCCTCATCATGGAGGCCTACTTCAGGGGCAGCACCCACCACATGAAGGTGCTGATGAAGCAG GCAGAAGCACTGAGCAAGCTGAAGGCCCTGAGCGACTTTGTGAAAGTGAGCTCCCAGAAGACCACCAAGCCCCAAACTAAGGAGCTGATGCACTGGTACATGCGCCAGGATACTTACCTAGAAGCCCTTTCACACTTGCAGTCCCCATTGGACCCCAGCACGATGCTGGCAGAAGTCTG TGTGGAAAGGTGCACCTTCATGGACTCCAAGATGAAACCCCTGTGGATCATGTACAGCAGTGAGCAGGCAGGCAGTGGTGACAGCGTTGGCATCATCTTTAAGAACGGGGATG ATCTCCGCCAGGACATGCTGACTCTGCAGATGATCCAGCTCATGGATGCCCTGTGGAAGCAGGAGGGCCTGGACCTAAG GATGACCCCCTACGGCTGCCTTCCCACTGGTGACTGCATGGGCCTCATTGAGGCGGTGCAGCACTCGGACACCATTGCCAACATCCAGCTCAACCAGAGCAACCTGGCTGCCATAGCTGCCTTCAACAGGGATGCCCTGCTCAACTGGCTCAAGGCCAAGAACCCTGG AGAAGCCCTGGATAGAGCCATTGAAGACTTCACCCTCTCTTGTGCCGGCTACTGTGTGGCCACATATGTGCTGGGCATCGGTGACCGGCACAGTGACAACATCATGATCCGTGAGAATGGACAG CTATTTCATATTGACTTTGGCCACTTTCTGGGGAATTTCAAGACCAAGTTTGGAATCAACCGTGAGCGAGTCCCATTCATCCTCACCCATGACTTTGTCCACGTGATTCAGCAGGGCAAGACTAGTAATAATGAGAAGTTTGAAAG GTTTCGAGGCTACTGTGAACAGGCCTACTGCATTCTGCGGCGCCATGGGCTCCTCTTCCTCCAACTCTTTGCTCTGATGAGGGCAGCAGGCCTGCCTGAGCTCAGCTCCTCCAAAGACATCCAGTACTTGAAG GACACTCTGGCACTGGGGAAGACGGAGGAGGAGGGGCTGAAGCACTTCCAGCTTAAGTTCAATGAAGCCCTGAGGGAGAGCTGGAAGACCAAAGTGAACTGGCTGGCACACAACCTGACCAAAGACAACCGGCAATAG
- the LOC139704201 gene encoding phosphatidylinositol 4,5-bisphosphate 3-kinase catalytic subunit delta isoform-like isoform X1, producing MPLGIDCPMEFWTEEEKNQSVVVDFLLPTGIYLSFPVSRNANLSTIKQMLWDQAQNEPLFYMLSDPEAYVFTCVNQTAEQQELEDEQQRLCDVRPFLPMLRLVTRQGDRMEKLINSQISLLIGKGLHEFDCLQDPEVNDFRTKMRQFSEEAAARRQQLGWEAWLQYSFPLHLEPSTRSWGDSNTSQISNPDLLVNVKFEGSRESFIIQVSTKDVPLALMACALQKKAKVYQHLTMEQPEDYVLQVNGRHEYLYGSYLLCQFKYICSCLHSGLTPHLTMVHSSSILAMRDEQSKPAPQVQKPHTKPPPIPMKKPSSVSLWSLGQPFCIELIQGSKINADEQMKLVVQAGLFHGNEMLCKTMSSLEVSVCSEPMWKQHLEFDINICDLPRMSRLCFALYAVMEKAKKARSSKKKSKKVDCPIAWANLMLFDYKDQLKTGELCLYMWPSVPDEKGDLLNPMGTVHSNPNTESAVTLVIYLPEVAPHPVYYPALEKILELGRHGERGPTTKEEKLQLQGILEQRGSGELYEHEKDLVWKMRHEVQEHFPEALAHLLLVTKWNKHEDVAQMLYLLCSWPELPVLNALELLDFSFPDCHVGSFAIRSLRKLTDDELFQCLLQLVQVLKYKSYLDCELTQFLLDRALANRKIGHFLFWHLRSEMHVPSVALRFGLIMEAYFRGSTHHMKVLMKQAEALSKLKALSDFVKVSSQKTTKPQTKELMHWYMRQDTYLEALSHLQSPLDPSTMLAEVCVERCTFMDSKMKPLWIMYSSEQAGSGDSVGIIFKNGDDLRQDMLTLQMIQLMDALWKQEGLDLRMTPYGCLPTGDCMGLIEAVQHSDTIANIQLNQSNLAAIAAFNRDALLNWLKAKNPGEALDRAIEDFTLSCAGYCVATYVLGIGDRHSDNIMIRENGQLFHIDFGHFLGNFKTKFGINRERVPFILTHDFVHVIQQGKTSNNEKFERFRGYCEQAYCILRRHGLLFLQLFALMRAAGLPELSSSKDIQYLKDTLALGKTEEEGLKHFQLKFNEALRESWKTKVNWLAHNLTKDNRQ from the exons ATGCCCCTGGGGATTGACTGTCCCATGGAATTCTGGACCGAGGAGGAGAAGAATCAGAGTGTGGTGGTTGACTTCCTTCTGCCCACAGGGATCTACCTGAGCTTCCCTGTGTCCCGCAATGCCAACCTCAGCACCATCAAGCAG ATGCTGTGGGACCAAGCCCAGAATGAGCCCCTCTTCTACATGCTCAGTGACCCTGAGGCCTACGTGTTCACCTGTGTCAACCAGACCGCAGAGCAGCAGGAGCTAGAGGATGAGCAGCAGCGGCTGTGTGATGTCCGGCCCTTCCTGCCCATGCTGCGCCTGGTGACCCGCCAGGGTGACCGCATGGAGAAGCTCATCAACTCACAGATCAGCCTCCTCATCGGCAAAG GACTCCACGAGTTTGACTGCCTGCAAGACCCAGAAGTGAATGACTTCCGCACTAAGATGCGCCAGTTCAGCGAGGAGGCGGCTGCCCGCCggcagcagctgggctgggagGCCTGGCTGCAATACAGTTTTCCCCTTCACCTGGAGCCCTCCACCAGGAGCTGGGGGGACAGCAACACCTCTCAAATCTCCAACCCAGACCTGCTGGTCAATGTCAAATTTGAGGGCAGCAGG gAGAGCTTCATCATCCAGGTGTCCACCAAGGATGTGCCCCTAGCGCTGATGGCCTGCGCCCTCCAGAAGAAGGCCAAGGTGTACCAACACCTCACAATGGAGCAGCCTGAGGACTATGTGCTGCAGGTGAATGGGCGGCATGAGTACCTCTATGGCAGCTACCTGCTCTGTCAGTTCAAG TACATATGCAGCTGCCTGCACAGTGGACTGACCCCCCACCTGACCATGGTGCATTCCTCCTCCATCCTTGCCATGCGGGATGAGCAGAGCAAACCAGCCCCTCAGGTCCAGAAACCACACACCAAACCGCCCCCCATTCCCATGAAGAAG CCCtcctctgtgtccctgtggtCGCTGGGGCAGCCTTTCTGCATTGAGTTGATCCAGGGCAGCAAAATCAATGCTGATGAGCAGATGAAG CTGGTGGTGCAGGCCGGGCTCTTCCATGGCAATGAGATGCTGTGCAAGACGATGTCCAGCTTGGAGGTGAGCGTGTGCTCAGAGCCCATGTGGAAGCAGCATCTGGAGTTTGACATCAACATCTGTGACCTGCCGCGCATGTCCCGGCTCTGCTTTGCACTCTATGCGGTGATGGAGAAGGCCAAGAAGGCGCGCTCCAGCAAGAAAAAGTCCAAGAAGGTG GACTGCCCAATCGCCTGGGCCAACCTCATGCTGTTTGACTACAAGGACCAGCTCAAGACTGGGGAGCTCTGCCTCTACATGTGGCCCTCTGTCCCAG ATGAGAAAGGAGACCTGCTGAACCCCATGGGTACTGTGCATAGCAATCCCAACACAGAGAGTGCTGTCACCCTGGTCATCTACCTGCCCGAGGTGGCCCCTCACCCTGTGTACTACCCTGCCCTGGAGAAG ATTCTAGAGCTTGGACGTCACGGGGAGCGTGGGCCTACCACCAAGGAGGAG AAGCTGCAGCTGCAGGGAATCCTGGAGCAGCGGGGGTCAGGAGAGCTCTATGAGCATGAGAAGGACCTGGTGTGGAAGATGCGGCATGAAGTGCAGGAGCACTTCCCAGAGGCTCTGGCCCACCTGCTGCTCGTGACCAAGTGGAACAAGCACGAGGATGTGGCCCAG ATGCTCTACCTGCTGTGCTCCTGGCCTGAGCTTCCTGTCCTGAATGCCCTGGAGCTGCTGGACTTCAGCTTCCCCGACTGCCACGTGGGCTCCTTTGCCATCAGGTCCCTGCGGAAACTGAC CGACGATGAGCTTTTCCAGTGCTTGCTGCAGCTGGTGCAGGTCCTCAAGTACAAGTCCtacctggactgtgaactgaCCCAATTCTTGTTGGACCGGGCTTTGGCCAACCGAAAGATTGGCCACTTCCTCTTCTGGCATCTTCG CTCTGAGATGCATGTGCCGTCCGTGGCCTTGCGTTTCGGCCTCATCATGGAGGCCTACTTCAGGGGCAGCACCCACCACATGAAGGTGCTGATGAAGCAG GCAGAAGCACTGAGCAAGCTGAAGGCCCTGAGCGACTTTGTGAAAGTGAGCTCCCAGAAGACCACCAAGCCCCAAACTAAGGAGCTGATGCACTGGTACATGCGCCAGGATACTTACCTAGAAGCCCTTTCACACTTGCAGTCCCCATTGGACCCCAGCACGATGCTGGCAGAAGTCTG TGTGGAAAGGTGCACCTTCATGGACTCCAAGATGAAACCCCTGTGGATCATGTACAGCAGTGAGCAGGCAGGCAGTGGTGACAGCGTTGGCATCATCTTTAAGAACGGGGATG ATCTCCGCCAGGACATGCTGACTCTGCAGATGATCCAGCTCATGGATGCCCTGTGGAAGCAGGAGGGCCTGGACCTAAG GATGACCCCCTACGGCTGCCTTCCCACTGGTGACTGCATGGGCCTCATTGAGGCGGTGCAGCACTCGGACACCATTGCCAACATCCAGCTCAACCAGAGCAACCTGGCTGCCATAGCTGCCTTCAACAGGGATGCCCTGCTCAACTGGCTCAAGGCCAAGAACCCTGG AGAAGCCCTGGATAGAGCCATTGAAGACTTCACCCTCTCTTGTGCCGGCTACTGTGTGGCCACATATGTGCTGGGCATCGGTGACCGGCACAGTGACAACATCATGATCCGTGAGAATGGACAG CTATTTCATATTGACTTTGGCCACTTTCTGGGGAATTTCAAGACCAAGTTTGGAATCAACCGTGAGCGAGTCCCATTCATCCTCACCCATGACTTTGTCCACGTGATTCAGCAGGGCAAGACTAGTAATAATGAGAAGTTTGAAAG GTTTCGAGGCTACTGTGAACAGGCCTACTGCATTCTGCGGCGCCATGGGCTCCTCTTCCTCCAACTCTTTGCTCTGATGAGGGCAGCAGGCCTGCCTGAGCTCAGCTCCTCCAAAGACATCCAGTACTTGAAG GACACTCTGGCACTGGGGAAGACGGAGGAGGAGGGGCTGAAGCACTTCCAGCTTAAGTTCAATGAAGCCCTGAGGGAGAGCTGGAAGACCAAAGTGAACTGGCTGGCACACAACCTGACCAAAGACAACCGGCAATAG
- the LOC139704201 gene encoding phosphatidylinositol 4,5-bisphosphate 3-kinase catalytic subunit delta isoform-like isoform X3 — MPLGIDCPMEFWTEEEKNQSVVVDFLLPTGIYLSFPVSRNANLSTIKQMLWDQAQNEPLFYMLSDPEAYVFTCVNQTAEQQELEDEQQRLCDVRPFLPMLRLVTRQGDRMEKLINSQISLLIGKGLHEFDCLQDPEVNDFRTKMRQFSEEAAARRQQLGWEAWLQYSFPLHLEPSTRSWGDSNTSQISNPDLLVNVKFEGSRESFIIQVSTKDVPLALMACALQKKAKVYQHLTMEQPEDYVLQVNGRHEYLYGSYLLCQFKSKPAPQVQKPHTKPPPIPMKKPSSVSLWSLGQPFCIELIQGSKINADEQMKLVVQAGLFHGNEMLCKTMSSLEVSVCSEPMWKQHLEFDINICDLPRMSRLCFALYAVMEKAKKARSSKKKSKKVDCPIAWANLMLFDYKDQLKTGELCLYMWPSVPDEKGDLLNPMGTVHSNPNTESAVTLVIYLPEVAPHPVYYPALEKILELGRHGERGPTTKEEKLQLQGILEQRGSGELYEHEKDLVWKMRHEVQEHFPEALAHLLLVTKWNKHEDVAQMLYLLCSWPELPVLNALELLDFSFPDCHVGSFAIRSLRKLTDDELFQCLLQLVQVLKYKSYLDCELTQFLLDRALANRKIGHFLFWHLRSEMHVPSVALRFGLIMEAYFRGSTHHMKVLMKQAEALSKLKALSDFVKVSSQKTTKPQTKELMHWYMRQDTYLEALSHLQSPLDPSTMLAEVCVERCTFMDSKMKPLWIMYSSEQAGSGDSVGIIFKNGDDLRQDMLTLQMIQLMDALWKQEGLDLRMTPYGCLPTGDCMGLIEAVQHSDTIANIQLNQSNLAAIAAFNRDALLNWLKAKNPGEALDRAIEDFTLSCAGYCVATYVLGIGDRHSDNIMIRENGQLFHIDFGHFLGNFKTKFGINRERVPFILTHDFVHVIQQGKTSNNEKFERFRGYCEQAYCILRRHGLLFLQLFALMRAAGLPELSSSKDIQYLKDTLALGKTEEEGLKHFQLKFNEALRESWKTKVNWLAHNLTKDNRQ; from the exons ATGCCCCTGGGGATTGACTGTCCCATGGAATTCTGGACCGAGGAGGAGAAGAATCAGAGTGTGGTGGTTGACTTCCTTCTGCCCACAGGGATCTACCTGAGCTTCCCTGTGTCCCGCAATGCCAACCTCAGCACCATCAAGCAG ATGCTGTGGGACCAAGCCCAGAATGAGCCCCTCTTCTACATGCTCAGTGACCCTGAGGCCTACGTGTTCACCTGTGTCAACCAGACCGCAGAGCAGCAGGAGCTAGAGGATGAGCAGCAGCGGCTGTGTGATGTCCGGCCCTTCCTGCCCATGCTGCGCCTGGTGACCCGCCAGGGTGACCGCATGGAGAAGCTCATCAACTCACAGATCAGCCTCCTCATCGGCAAAG GACTCCACGAGTTTGACTGCCTGCAAGACCCAGAAGTGAATGACTTCCGCACTAAGATGCGCCAGTTCAGCGAGGAGGCGGCTGCCCGCCggcagcagctgggctgggagGCCTGGCTGCAATACAGTTTTCCCCTTCACCTGGAGCCCTCCACCAGGAGCTGGGGGGACAGCAACACCTCTCAAATCTCCAACCCAGACCTGCTGGTCAATGTCAAATTTGAGGGCAGCAGG gAGAGCTTCATCATCCAGGTGTCCACCAAGGATGTGCCCCTAGCGCTGATGGCCTGCGCCCTCCAGAAGAAGGCCAAGGTGTACCAACACCTCACAATGGAGCAGCCTGAGGACTATGTGCTGCAGGTGAATGGGCGGCATGAGTACCTCTATGGCAGCTACCTGCTCTGTCAGTTCAAG AGCAAACCAGCCCCTCAGGTCCAGAAACCACACACCAAACCGCCCCCCATTCCCATGAAGAAG CCCtcctctgtgtccctgtggtCGCTGGGGCAGCCTTTCTGCATTGAGTTGATCCAGGGCAGCAAAATCAATGCTGATGAGCAGATGAAG CTGGTGGTGCAGGCCGGGCTCTTCCATGGCAATGAGATGCTGTGCAAGACGATGTCCAGCTTGGAGGTGAGCGTGTGCTCAGAGCCCATGTGGAAGCAGCATCTGGAGTTTGACATCAACATCTGTGACCTGCCGCGCATGTCCCGGCTCTGCTTTGCACTCTATGCGGTGATGGAGAAGGCCAAGAAGGCGCGCTCCAGCAAGAAAAAGTCCAAGAAGGTG GACTGCCCAATCGCCTGGGCCAACCTCATGCTGTTTGACTACAAGGACCAGCTCAAGACTGGGGAGCTCTGCCTCTACATGTGGCCCTCTGTCCCAG ATGAGAAAGGAGACCTGCTGAACCCCATGGGTACTGTGCATAGCAATCCCAACACAGAGAGTGCTGTCACCCTGGTCATCTACCTGCCCGAGGTGGCCCCTCACCCTGTGTACTACCCTGCCCTGGAGAAG ATTCTAGAGCTTGGACGTCACGGGGAGCGTGGGCCTACCACCAAGGAGGAG AAGCTGCAGCTGCAGGGAATCCTGGAGCAGCGGGGGTCAGGAGAGCTCTATGAGCATGAGAAGGACCTGGTGTGGAAGATGCGGCATGAAGTGCAGGAGCACTTCCCAGAGGCTCTGGCCCACCTGCTGCTCGTGACCAAGTGGAACAAGCACGAGGATGTGGCCCAG ATGCTCTACCTGCTGTGCTCCTGGCCTGAGCTTCCTGTCCTGAATGCCCTGGAGCTGCTGGACTTCAGCTTCCCCGACTGCCACGTGGGCTCCTTTGCCATCAGGTCCCTGCGGAAACTGAC CGACGATGAGCTTTTCCAGTGCTTGCTGCAGCTGGTGCAGGTCCTCAAGTACAAGTCCtacctggactgtgaactgaCCCAATTCTTGTTGGACCGGGCTTTGGCCAACCGAAAGATTGGCCACTTCCTCTTCTGGCATCTTCG CTCTGAGATGCATGTGCCGTCCGTGGCCTTGCGTTTCGGCCTCATCATGGAGGCCTACTTCAGGGGCAGCACCCACCACATGAAGGTGCTGATGAAGCAG GCAGAAGCACTGAGCAAGCTGAAGGCCCTGAGCGACTTTGTGAAAGTGAGCTCCCAGAAGACCACCAAGCCCCAAACTAAGGAGCTGATGCACTGGTACATGCGCCAGGATACTTACCTAGAAGCCCTTTCACACTTGCAGTCCCCATTGGACCCCAGCACGATGCTGGCAGAAGTCTG TGTGGAAAGGTGCACCTTCATGGACTCCAAGATGAAACCCCTGTGGATCATGTACAGCAGTGAGCAGGCAGGCAGTGGTGACAGCGTTGGCATCATCTTTAAGAACGGGGATG ATCTCCGCCAGGACATGCTGACTCTGCAGATGATCCAGCTCATGGATGCCCTGTGGAAGCAGGAGGGCCTGGACCTAAG GATGACCCCCTACGGCTGCCTTCCCACTGGTGACTGCATGGGCCTCATTGAGGCGGTGCAGCACTCGGACACCATTGCCAACATCCAGCTCAACCAGAGCAACCTGGCTGCCATAGCTGCCTTCAACAGGGATGCCCTGCTCAACTGGCTCAAGGCCAAGAACCCTGG AGAAGCCCTGGATAGAGCCATTGAAGACTTCACCCTCTCTTGTGCCGGCTACTGTGTGGCCACATATGTGCTGGGCATCGGTGACCGGCACAGTGACAACATCATGATCCGTGAGAATGGACAG CTATTTCATATTGACTTTGGCCACTTTCTGGGGAATTTCAAGACCAAGTTTGGAATCAACCGTGAGCGAGTCCCATTCATCCTCACCCATGACTTTGTCCACGTGATTCAGCAGGGCAAGACTAGTAATAATGAGAAGTTTGAAAG GTTTCGAGGCTACTGTGAACAGGCCTACTGCATTCTGCGGCGCCATGGGCTCCTCTTCCTCCAACTCTTTGCTCTGATGAGGGCAGCAGGCCTGCCTGAGCTCAGCTCCTCCAAAGACATCCAGTACTTGAAG GACACTCTGGCACTGGGGAAGACGGAGGAGGAGGGGCTGAAGCACTTCCAGCTTAAGTTCAATGAAGCCCTGAGGGAGAGCTGGAAGACCAAAGTGAACTGGCTGGCACACAACCTGACCAAAGACAACCGGCAATAG